The nucleotide sequence CCGGGCAGCGCAGCTGCGCGGCCCCATCGCCATCGGCCCGTTCGGTCCCGAAATCCTCTCGTACGAATTGGCGCGCAGCGTTCTCCGCGACACCAGGTTTGTCATTCCCCCAGGCCTGCATCTGGCCGCGCAGGGCGTGACCTCAGGTCCGCTGTGGGACAGAGTGGTCGGCAGCATCATCTGCGTGGAAGGCGCCGAACATCATCGGCTGCGGAGTCTGGTATCGCGGGCATTCACACCGCGGGCCACCTTGCGATTGCACGACACCATCGGTGAGGTGGTCAACGAACTCATCGATGGCGTCGTCAGGATAGACGGGGCCGACGGTTGCGACATCGTTACCGACATTGCCCGCCACTACCCGATTCCGATCATCTGCGCACTGCTCGGTGCGCCACGCGCAAGCTGGGCAGAGTTTTCGCGATGGGCCGAAGCCATCTTCAAGATGGCCAACTTTTCCGTCGATCTCGCCGAGGAAGCGCCCGAGATCCTGCGAGGTTGGGCCGAACTCGACGCCTATGTCGATGAAATGATCGCCGAACGGCGACACCGCCTGACCGACGACCTACTCTCTGATCTCATCCGTGCCGAGGATGATGGCGACCGGCTCAGCGCCGACGAGCTTCGTATGACCGTGGCCAGCTTGTTGCTGGCCGGAACGGACACCACCCGCAATCAGCTCGCCGCTTCCGTACAGGTACTGCTCGATCACCCCGAGCAGTGGGCGATGCTGCGCGAGCACCCCGAACTCGCGATGCCTGCGGTCGAGGAAACGATGCGGCACTCGCCCGCCGTGTGCAACACCGTCCGCACCGTGTACGACGACGTCGAGCTGGACGGCTACACGTTCCCCGCCGGCAGCTACATCTTTGTGAATTCCTTTGCGGCCAATCGTGATCCCGATATTTATCCCGATCCGGACCGGTTTGACATCACCCGCAAGGACGCGCCGGCGGTGCTGACGTTCGGTGGCGGCGTGCATTATTGCCTCGGCGCGAATCTGGCCAGGCTGGAGCTGGCCGAAGGACTCAAGATTTTGGCCAACCGGCTTCCGGACGCCCGCCGTGCCGGACCCGCACCGTGGAAGCCCATGCTCGGCATGAGCGGGCCGACAAGCCTTCCCGTAGAGTTCGGCCGCCGATGACCCAACTTCCACCCCTCCCGCTCCCCGACCGCTCACCCGATCTTGCAAGGAGGTCACCGATGGACGATTCACCGTCACGGTTGCATCACGTCGTCTTCGCGGTGACGCGTGAGCGGCATGAAGCTGTGGGACAGCTCTTCACCGAGCTGGGGTTCAGCTTCGAAGCAATCAACTTAGACGAACTCGGGATCCGCGTGCTGCTGGATTGGGACCGAGGCATCGAGCTGATCAGTCCGAACCCGGGATCTGATGCGACGGTGGCTGTTTCAGTGACTGATTTTTTGGCGGGTCATGGTGATGGTGGTGTCTTCACGGTGGTGGTGCAGGTTCCGGGCGCGTCGGCGGCAGAAGATATCGCCCAACGTTACGGCTCGACCACACGATTCCGGCAAGGCTTTGAGGGCGAAGGCAATTACCTCGAGGAAATCGACTTATCCGTATTCGGCTTGCCGCTGACCTTCCTGTCGACCAACCTGCCTTAAAGGAGTGCCATGAGCGAACTGCGGTTTGACGGCCGGGTTGCCATCGTCACCGGGGCGGGCGGCCAGCACCCGAGCCTGGGCCGTTCCCACGTCACTCTGCTCGCCGAGCGAGGAGCCAAAGTGGTGGTGAATGACCTTGGCGTGGGTCCCGACGGGCGCGGAATCCTGCGGGCGAACGCGGAGCAGGTCGTCGACGAGATCCGGGCCGCGGGCGGCGAGGCGGTTCACGATCAGCACAGCGTTGCCGACGAAGAAGGTGCCCGCAGCGTGGTGGCGACGGCGCTGGACGCCTGGGGACGGCTCGACATCCTCGTGAATAATGCCGGTGTCTGCGCCATGGCGCATTTCGATGAGATCTCCAGTACCGACATCCGGCAAATCCTCGACGTGCACCTGATGGGGACGTTATGGATGTGCCGGGCCGCATGGCCGCACCTGAGGGAGGCAACCTACGGGCGCATTGTGAACACCACATCGGGCGCGATGTTCGGGATCGAGCATCTGTCCATTTACGGTGCGGCCAAGAGCGGAATCTTCGGATTGACGCGCGGACTGGCCGTCGAAGGCGCGACACTCGGTATCAAGGTCAACGCGTTGGGACCGGCCGCCAACACCACCGCCATCCACCACTTCAACGAGGCTTCGCCCTTCACCTCGCTGATGGAAGAGCACTTCCCGACCAGCCTGGTGTCGCCCGTTGTGGCATACCTCGCTCATGAGAGCTGCGCACTGTCTGGCGCCAACCTCGAAGCGGCCGCCGGCAACGTCGGCCTACGCGTCTTCGGCCAGACCGCCGGATACACCGACGCCGATCTGACGGTCGAGAAGGTGCGGGACAACCTCTCGACGATCACGGATAAACGCACGGCGACGATGATCCCCGACCCCGGTGAGGTGCCCGCCGGACCCACGGGTGCGGTTCAACTGGGCGCCGTTCTGAAGCCCTACCAACCGATTTAGCGCAGCGACGCTGCTCAACCAGGAGACATCATGACAGTCGGTGCGACAAAGCCCAGTGTCTTTGAGGCCGATTTACCAGTGCTCGACTATGACGTCACCGACACACCGCAGGAGATCTACCCGCAGTTTCGCGCGGCCCAAGAGTTGGCGCCGATCGCACTGGGTCCCGTTGGGCCGGAGGTGCTCTCCTACGAACTTGCTCGAACCGTACTCGGCGACCCGCGGTTCGGCATTCCCCCGGGAATTCACCTCACTGCGCACGGGGTCACGTCCGGGGAACTGTGGGACCGGGTCGTCCGCAGCATCCTATGCATGGAAGGCGCCGAACACCGCCGGTTGCGCGGCCTGGTGTCGAAGGCCTTTACCCCGCGAGCAACCGCTCGCATGGATGAAACGATCCACGCCGTCATCAACGAGCTCGTCGATGCCGTTGTCGCGGAAGGAACTTGTGAGTTTGTCGAGGAGATCGCACGGCCGTACCCGATCCCGGTGATCTGCGCCTTGCTGGGTGCGCCTCGGCAAGACTGGCAGCTGTTCTCGAAATGGGCGGAAGACATTTTCAAGATCGTCAGTTTCGACTGTAATCTCGCCGAGGAAGAGCCCAAGGTCCTGAAAGCCTGGGACGCCTTCGACGAATACATCGACGGAATGATCGCCGATCGGCGCAGGGCCCTGACGGACGACCTACTGTCCGAACTCATCCGGGCCGAAGACCCGACTTTTCCAGGCGACCGACTTGATGCCGCCGAAGTCCGGATGCTGGCGTTCAGCATCCTGGTGGCCGGAACCGACACCACGCGTACGCAATTGGCAGCCTCGATGCAAGTCCTCTGCGAGCATCCGGACCAGTGGGCGCTACTTCGCGACCGTCCCGAACTCGGGATGAAAGCCGTCGAGGAAACCATGCGCCACTCTCCGTCGATGTGCAGCACCCTGCGCAGTGTCACCGACGACGTCACGATCGCCGACCACACGTTCCCGGCCGGCACCTTCATCATCGTGAACACCTATGCCGCCAACCGCGATCCGTCGATTTACGACGACCCCACGCGCTTCGACATAACCCGCGACGACCCGCCGCCTATCCTCACCTTCGGCGGCGGCGCGCACTACTGCCTCGGCGCGAACCTCGCCAGGCGGGAACTCAGCGAGGCACTCAAGATTCTTGCCCGTCGCCTGCCGCATCCGCGCTGCGCCGAGAACCCACCGTGGCGGCCACTTCTCGGGATGAGCGGGCCGACGCGCCTTCGTCTCGAGTTGCAGGAACGACCGTGACCGAGCCGCACGACGCCCAGTCAATTCCAGTGCTCGATCTGGACGACCTGCCGATGTCCTTCGACCGGGGCGCCGGCTGGGCCGCCCTGCGCGACGCGGGCCCGGTGGTGTTGAGCGACGGGTGGTACGCACTCACTCGCCGAGAAGAT is from Mycobacterium conspicuum and encodes:
- a CDS encoding SDR family NAD(P)-dependent oxidoreductase gives rise to the protein MSELRFDGRVAIVTGAGGQHPSLGRSHVTLLAERGAKVVVNDLGVGPDGRGILRANAEQVVDEIRAAGGEAVHDQHSVADEEGARSVVATALDAWGRLDILVNNAGVCAMAHFDEISSTDIRQILDVHLMGTLWMCRAAWPHLREATYGRIVNTTSGAMFGIEHLSIYGAAKSGIFGLTRGLAVEGATLGIKVNALGPAANTTAIHHFNEASPFTSLMEEHFPTSLVSPVVAYLAHESCALSGANLEAAAGNVGLRVFGQTAGYTDADLTVEKVRDNLSTITDKRTATMIPDPGEVPAGPTGAVQLGAVLKPYQPI
- a CDS encoding cytochrome P450; this translates as MTATTGAPSVFEAGLPTLDYDISESPHEVCERIRAAQLRGPIAIGPFGPEILSYELARSVLRDTRFVIPPGLHLAAQGVTSGPLWDRVVGSIICVEGAEHHRLRSLVSRAFTPRATLRLHDTIGEVVNELIDGVVRIDGADGCDIVTDIARHYPIPIICALLGAPRASWAEFSRWAEAIFKMANFSVDLAEEAPEILRGWAELDAYVDEMIAERRHRLTDDLLSDLIRAEDDGDRLSADELRMTVASLLLAGTDTTRNQLAASVQVLLDHPEQWAMLREHPELAMPAVEETMRHSPAVCNTVRTVYDDVELDGYTFPAGSYIFVNSFAANRDPDIYPDPDRFDITRKDAPAVLTFGGGVHYCLGANLARLELAEGLKILANRLPDARRAGPAPWKPMLGMSGPTSLPVEFGRR
- a CDS encoding cytochrome P450 — protein: MTVGATKPSVFEADLPVLDYDVTDTPQEIYPQFRAAQELAPIALGPVGPEVLSYELARTVLGDPRFGIPPGIHLTAHGVTSGELWDRVVRSILCMEGAEHRRLRGLVSKAFTPRATARMDETIHAVINELVDAVVAEGTCEFVEEIARPYPIPVICALLGAPRQDWQLFSKWAEDIFKIVSFDCNLAEEEPKVLKAWDAFDEYIDGMIADRRRALTDDLLSELIRAEDPTFPGDRLDAAEVRMLAFSILVAGTDTTRTQLAASMQVLCEHPDQWALLRDRPELGMKAVEETMRHSPSMCSTLRSVTDDVTIADHTFPAGTFIIVNTYAANRDPSIYDDPTRFDITRDDPPPILTFGGGAHYCLGANLARRELSEALKILARRLPHPRCAENPPWRPLLGMSGPTRLRLELQERP